A genome region from Streptomyces pratensis includes the following:
- a CDS encoding tRNA (adenine-N1)-methyltransferase, translated as MSEPTGAARRRGPFKVGDQVQLTDPKGRHYTFTLEAGKNFHTHKGSFPHDELIGAPEGSVVRTTGNVAYLALRPLLPDYVLSMPRGAAVVYPKDAGQILAFADIFPGARVVEAGVGSGALSTFLLRAIGEQGMLHSYERREDFAEIAKQNVERYFGSPHPAWELTVGDLQDNLSDTDVDRVVLDMLAPWECLEAVSKALVPGGILCAYVATTTQLSRTVESIREIGCFAEPQPWESMIRNWHVEGLAVRPDHRMIGHTGFLVTARRLADGVEPPLRRRRPSKGAYGEDYDGPGSRSGSAARD; from the coding sequence ATGTCCGAACCGACCGGTGCCGCCCGCCGTCGCGGCCCATTCAAAGTCGGGGACCAGGTCCAGCTCACCGACCCCAAGGGACGCCACTACACCTTCACGCTCGAAGCCGGAAAGAACTTCCACACCCACAAGGGTTCTTTCCCGCACGACGAGCTGATCGGTGCTCCCGAGGGCAGTGTTGTCCGTACCACGGGAAACGTCGCCTACCTCGCGCTGCGCCCCCTGCTCCCCGACTACGTCCTGTCCATGCCCCGCGGTGCAGCCGTGGTCTACCCCAAGGACGCGGGGCAGATCCTGGCCTTCGCCGACATCTTCCCCGGCGCACGCGTCGTGGAAGCGGGAGTCGGCTCCGGAGCGCTCAGCACCTTCCTGCTGCGCGCCATCGGCGAGCAGGGCATGCTGCACTCCTACGAGCGCCGCGAGGACTTCGCCGAGATCGCCAAGCAGAACGTCGAGCGCTACTTCGGCTCGCCGCACCCCGCCTGGGAACTCACCGTCGGCGACCTCCAGGACAACCTCTCGGACACCGACGTCGACCGTGTCGTCCTCGACATGCTCGCCCCGTGGGAGTGCCTCGAGGCCGTGTCCAAGGCCCTGGTGCCCGGCGGCATCCTCTGCGCGTACGTCGCGACCACGACCCAGCTCTCGCGGACCGTCGAGTCCATCCGTGAGATCGGCTGCTTCGCCGAACCGCAGCCCTGGGAGTCGATGATCCGCAACTGGCACGTGGAAGGCCTGGCCGTCCGGCCCGACCACCGGATGATCGGCCACACCGGCTTCCTCGTCACCGCCCGTCGTCTCGCGGACGGCGTCGAGCCGCCGCTGCGTCGTCGCCGCCCGTCCAAGGGCGCCTACGGTGAGGACTACGACGGTCCCGGCAGCCGGAGCGGCTCCGCCGCCCGCGACTGA
- a CDS encoding site-2 protease family protein — MDESGDSGRPQPGAGGTDPGTGPGKGKPRRPADPGGGLLMGRPFGVPVYVAPSWFVVAALITWVFGGQLDRVLPELGGARYLVALFFAIAFYASVLVHELAHTVAALRYKLPVRRIQLQFFGGVSEIEKESETPGREFVLAFVGPLLSLVLGGLFYIPLQFVEPGTVPGVLLAGLMISNLIVAAFNLLPGLPLDGGRMLRAVVWKITGKPMSGTVAAAWVGRGLAITVFVGLPLLTHTGALGSATGEISGFETVTDALLAAILAAIIWTGAGNSLRTARLREHLPELRARTLTRRAVPVEAATPLSEALRRANEAGARALVVVDGQGSPKAVVREAAIVGVPEHRRPWVAVSGLAQDLTDGMKVSAELAGEALLDRLKATPATEYLVVEDTGEIYGVLSTADVERAFIKAMARPGA, encoded by the coding sequence GTGGACGAGAGCGGCGACAGCGGGCGCCCGCAGCCCGGCGCAGGGGGCACGGACCCCGGCACCGGACCGGGCAAGGGCAAACCGCGACGCCCGGCAGACCCGGGCGGCGGCCTCCTCATGGGCCGCCCCTTCGGAGTGCCGGTGTACGTGGCACCCAGCTGGTTCGTCGTCGCGGCTCTGATCACCTGGGTCTTCGGCGGCCAGCTCGACCGGGTCCTCCCGGAGCTCGGCGGTGCCCGCTATCTGGTCGCGCTCTTCTTCGCGATCGCCTTCTACGCGTCCGTGCTCGTGCACGAGCTCGCCCACACCGTCGCCGCCCTGCGCTACAAGCTGCCGGTGCGCCGCATCCAGCTCCAGTTCTTCGGCGGCGTCTCCGAGATCGAGAAGGAATCGGAGACCCCCGGCCGCGAGTTCGTCCTCGCCTTCGTGGGACCCCTGCTCTCCCTCGTGCTCGGCGGTCTCTTCTACATCCCGCTCCAGTTCGTCGAGCCGGGTACCGTCCCCGGCGTCCTCCTCGCCGGCCTGATGATCTCCAACCTCATCGTGGCCGCCTTCAACCTGCTGCCCGGCCTGCCGCTGGACGGCGGACGCATGCTCCGGGCCGTGGTCTGGAAGATCACCGGCAAGCCGATGAGCGGCACCGTCGCCGCCGCCTGGGTCGGCCGGGGCCTGGCCATCACCGTCTTCGTCGGCCTCCCGCTGCTCACGCACACGGGCGCCCTCGGAAGCGCCACCGGTGAGATCAGCGGCTTCGAGACCGTCACCGACGCCCTCCTCGCGGCGATCCTCGCGGCGATCATCTGGACCGGGGCGGGCAACAGCCTGCGGACGGCCCGGCTCCGTGAACACCTCCCCGAACTGCGTGCCCGCACCCTCACCAGGCGTGCCGTGCCCGTCGAGGCGGCCACCCCGCTCTCCGAGGCGCTGCGCCGGGCCAACGAGGCGGGGGCCCGCGCCCTCGTCGTCGTCGACGGCCAGGGCAGCCCGAAGGCGGTCGTCCGGGAGGCGGCCATCGTCGGAGTTCCCGAGCACCGCCGCCCCTGGGTGGCCGTCAGCGGCCTGGCCCAGGACCTCACCGACGGCATGAAGGTTTCGGCCGAGCTGGCGGGCGAGGCCCTCCTGGACCGGCTCAAGGCGACCCCGGCCACCGAGTACCTGGTGGTCGAGGACACCGGTGAGATCTACGGCGTCCTCTCCACCGCCGACGTCGAGCGCGCCTTCATCAAGGCCATGGCCCGCCCCGGGGCCTGA